The Osmerus eperlanus chromosome 20, fOsmEpe2.1, whole genome shotgun sequence DNA segment ACAGCTGTGGGGTTTCCCGCCTTGCTCCTCATCTCATCTCGTACCTCCCCTCCCACTGAGATGTCGATGAGCTCATACTGGATGCTTTTGCTGTCCAGGATTCGCATCACCTCCGCCTGCTGAGATttcacctacatacacacaaacatggagTTTTTACTTTGTGAAAATCAATGGGGTATCAATTTGTGAATATAAACCACTGACTTAATTAAGGCAACATCGGGGGTAGATGGTGAGGTCTACTTTGCCTTTAAATGCTAAGGAGCTTATCTATTGTGGTTGATGATTAATAGGGCAGTGCTATCTGTTGGTGCCCCATTGAGGAAGCTGGGAGGGGATCTTTGCTATGCAACCACGCCTAGCCCAGGCTCCAACTGCAGCCTGGCATATGTTGGGCAATGTACTCATACAATCTTACAAAAACGCTGAAAGTAGAGTCGAAATGCATATTCAAATGTCCATATTGTTTCAATGACTGGATTAGCGTTTATTCGTAGGtattttgatttgtttgttCAAGCAGGTCAGGATTTTATTAAGTCATATGACTAGGCTACTTATGACTGCATCATGCCTCATCTATTTCTATCCAATCAGAAATGACACTGCAAGTAGTGAAATGCCTCTGTAATTAATAGCAGATGTAGGGGCCTGCCCTAAAAATCTACATTTGTGGAAACAGTCCGGTTGTACGTTAACGGTGGTAAATTCATTCGAGTGCCGAAACTCCAATGACTGTACAGTATTTTGGTTGGTTGTTTCTTCTTCCTGTTTCAACACCTTATGAGCCACCGTACAGGTATATGATGCACATTATGTTGAAGCCAGAAGACTACAGTGTCTATATTATTAAAATAGCATTTCAACCATCCATGTTCTACGGTATATTGGTTTAGACAATCTCCACCCAAATTCCAATGAGACAGAGGGTTAAAGCACAACTGTTACCAAAACACTTCCGTTTTTCAATGCGGATGTAGCTATTCCCTTCGTTCAGTAACTCTCCAAAAACTCGTTTATGACTATATTCGAAATTAAGACACGATATTTGGGATAAATACCATCCAGACCATATATGTTCAGGTGGTGTGTATAGCTATTGCCAGACCATTGGGTGTGTCTGTTACAGAGACATCATATCCGTATTGCCTTGGTTAAGCCTAATCTTATCAAAAAGTAAATGTATTGAGATCTTACCTCCCTGGATGCCGTGACGGTTGTATAATACAATTTGATGCCCATGTTCGCAATTCTCAAAATCCCTTTGTGTGTCTCGGTGAACAGTTCACTTGCCGTACAATCCCCTTTCGCCTGCGCCTGCAAAGCCTCTATTCGCTGTGTAGTTTAAAGGGACCGTACAAAATGTAATTGATGGCATGTCCCGTGTTCCACAAATTTCCTACAAATAGCCTACCATTTTCAACAAAAAGTGTTTCAGTTTTGATTTGCCACAGTTAGCAATAGGCCTACTATTTTTGAAAGAAATAATAAAATAGAGTGTACCCTGTGTGACCAACACATGTAGGTCTGTACACTGTAACATACATGAAGGGGTTAACAGCTCAGACAATCATTTTCCATTTAACTGACTATCATGGAAAGACATACAACTTATTTTGTGTAAATGCCATGAATGGCTGGAAATGTATGTGTCCTGACAACCAATAGTTCTCATTCTAGCTGTGCCAATGACTTGCAAGTTATCAATGCTTGCAATATTTGTATAAGATTGTAAACTAATAGTTGCTGTACATTTAGTGAAAAACCAAAAGTACTGCTACACTATCATAATATTGAGATTAATTAACAATAAATATCTTACCATATACTATCAATTGCCTTACTATCAAGTATGTTACTAGGCAATATTGGTATGTTTATCTGGCATGATATTTATCAACAAATACACAGGCTGTTGCCTACCATCATGAACTGGGCAGTTGGGAATGTGGGAAGGAGTCCAAGATCTTTTCTCCGCTGAATCAGGTATTTCCACAAATCTGAGCTGTGTGGGCAGAGACAAAAATCACTGAACCATTCAGAAAATAAAGATCTAAGACTGGAGTCTAAACACTAGTCCAGTCTTGTCAACATATGTCTTTGGAGGCCTACCGGTATATCATACTGTTAGCCTTTTCAAAGAGCAATGTTATCCTTCTCCCAAGATGAAGAGTAAGGGAATATGTCTAATTGCATCATGTTTCAGTCATAAAGATCAAATTTAACAAATGCTGATTTTCCAACTCCTGTTAATAGTTAAGTACACTATAATGTATTTAGTGTTAGTCACAGAATGTATGGACTTTTGTTAGCCAGTGTCATTTGGGTTTATATTACCACAAGGGGGCAGAAGGTAACTACTTTCCATTTCATTGGCTGTGGGAAAATAACTTCTTTTGCAAAAAGCACAGACTACAAGGATGGTATGCTGTGTCTGAAATAACAACATCCTTAACATTTTAAGAAGAAAGTGATAGACGGTGAAAAACAATGCATCGAATCTGTTGAGGGCTTCAAGTACTTTTTATTAACATTCTACAAGGTGCAAAGTAGTAAAAAGTGAATGCCCATTTGTAATTCATTTTGACAAATGCTTCCAACACTGGACTTTTGTGAAGATTCATGTTTGAACTGTGATGTTGAAACCATCAACACCATATGACTTTCAATGGAGATAAGACATTCATGTCAGAATACCAGTAAATAAGCAAATACGGTGATTGAAGCCAGTGACAAATACTACTGAGAATATGTTGGACTAGTAAAGAGACTTGCTGAACCTCACTCTTTTATTAAATCCCCCTGGCAGAACTGATGTTTAATTAGAGGTCACCATGGAGACCTCCAACCAAGAGCCAATCAGAATCTGTCTCTACTCTGGCATATGTCAGAGCACTGTGCAAAAGCAGGCAAATAAGAGAAGGAGAATCAGGAAAAGCTCATAGGGTTGTCAATAGACGGCTCTGGCCTTACTAACCCAGGGTTAAGTAGAAACACAATATTTGTCCAAGCATCAATTTTCCAAGTACCAAAATACTTTAACAAGTTTTTTTAAAACCTGTCAACATATTATATAAAAGTTAACATATTCGTAGATCAGCATACACATTATCCAGAATCAAAACAATGGAATTACATATTGTTTCCAAATATTAATTGTGTAAACTTGTTCTGCAGAGACAAATACATCCATTACAAACTCTATAAACAAACACCCATGGTAGATAAGAACAATACATAGGCAGGTGAACTGGCTTACAGTATTGATGCAAATATATATCATACATTCTAATACATTGACATAAAAGTGATACAGTGCACAAAGACCAGCCTACAATAACAATAAAGGCACTAAATATGAGTCATTCGCCTCTTAAATGCAATTTTGTTAGATAATAGGCTTTCTCAAATGTAAATATCTCAAAAGGCACAAAAGTAGGTACTCCAGCATTAATACAGTGTTTATACAAACACAGTATACATAGGTAtgctgatatatatatatatatatatactgtgtaaAATGTGTGTAAGGGTCATGGGTAAAGTAACTTTAGGTTGTAAAGTTTGTAATACTGCAGCTGTTGTCTGACCCACAATTTGCTCCCTTTCCAGAATGATTTTTCTGTCCCTTAGGCTTACATACACCTTCTCCCATAGTTGTGGAAACTCCACTTTAAAATCACTATCACCCTTTTACAGCAGTGATGAATACACTCCATATTCAGTCTTAAACACAAAATATTAGGTCGATTTTCATGTCCTAAATTGATACACATTTCATTACAATAATCGCAAGATTCATTACCAAATCCCTTGGTCCAAAGTTGACAACTGTGTAGAGATATAACAGAAATTTTGTTGTAGGTTAAAGTCTAGCAGAATCCAGCAGGGCAAAGTGTACTTTATGTACATAAATGTATCCTGATCTTTATTTGGATTTGTCTTTATCATTAAGCAGCCGTCTAACTTTCCTGAACATGAATGCAGCTATGAAGGCACAGGATACTAAGGTTGCTACATACAACACTACAAAAAAGGCAGCCTCACCAGCTCTGTGCAGGTGTACATACAGTGTACGGCGGGCCAGGTAGTCAAGGTAGGAAGCTTGGATCTGGCACAAGGTGCAGAGGAGAAGAAACACATGGAACAACTGGTGGCCCTGTCCCAAAAAGTCACAGTGTCCTGGAAACCAGCGCTCAGGCAGTGGTTGGGTGAAGAAGAAAGCgctggagaggaagaaggcaACC contains these protein-coding regions:
- the sh3bgrl3 gene encoding SH3 domain-binding glutamic acid-rich-like protein 3 — protein: MGIKLYYTTVTASREVKSQQAEVMRILDSKSIQYELIDISVGGEVRDEMRSKAGNPTAVPPQIFNEDQYCGNHEMFSEAVEEDTVEQFLKMA